The genomic interval TTAGTTCTTTCGATCTCTCTGTTATTTTAGATTTCAACTATTCGTCATAACTtttcagaagaagaaaatattgaaatgtagaaatttgttcaatatttaaacaatatagaatatgtattgattaggaaagaactaaacatgatgaaaacaggaaatatcgcgtaccgtatctacaactaggattacaactacttcacttaattctacaactcgcaacgctcctcactcgacgactctcaaacacactctgtccactccaaacacgctctttcgacacaacgcctgcctttccaaaaacgtgacaatcgcatccgccggctctccgtcgccaagggtttttcccatctgacccggccttcgccaacgtttctcttctattgcctaccataaatacaaagtcttaaaactacggtctcctaagcctaacactcctcctcgtcctaaacgtaaccactaaattacgatactacagaaatattgaatatatttcgaaaataaatatattaaatgttacatatgtgtgtataatgaaatattagaatagaaatttttcaaaattcgaacgggtcgcgtgaattcgtttgagatgtcagagggaatatttcttgcaaatattttgcctcCTTGCAACCAAAATTAACATTCATCACCAGCGCTTCCGTAGTCTTTTTGCCTAACACTAACATCAAAAATTCCCCGAAACAAAGTAATTTCcctgacgaaaccaaaaacgtaaaacgaaagatcacgatttgtcccaactccatcacgctctaaaaatcgtagaaaagtTGGATTCATTCGATCGTACCGCAACGCAAAACCGAAATACATTAGTGTCGCCCATGCGTGACCGACGACGCGGTATCGAGCGCATTATTCAATTACCGGACGCTTTTAAATAAACAGAGAGATCTGTTGGTAACATGCGAGCCGTGAGAATGGGATCGAacctgacattttaattcgtgcggttcccgggcagcgtttgcgagaaacgaggtcggcaccgtcgtgaaacagcgatcctccgccgaagtttccgccgaagttcttacgcactgactccgcattcctggaacactgcttacaaatcattagtaacaattattactcgattgcctgctcgtaacgaaggacctttcgccgtaaacctcggaattgggaatagcgtgccggcggacatgtcgcgaagaacaacgaactAAGACCCGGCGAAGGGAGGGAGATAGGGTGGTTGAACGCACAGAGGCATTAAAAGTCAAAAACTCATCATCGCGGCCAAGTGTCTGCAAAGTCGGCATAAAAGAGCTAATAAGGGACGGCGTTTTAAACACATAAAGTCCAACAGCTGCTTCAGCCGAGCTACTCCgcagtgataacaaaagaagttgAAGTACTAAATCCGAAATGTTCCTGGACGCCGTAAATGCCCCGTCCATGTCGCACGCACAACTCTTAAAGTCCTCCCATGGGTAAGGTTAATATCGGCGCTATCGGAGACACGCCTTTTTTCAcgggacaggaaaacaaagtaattgcgaGCAGCTTCGCATTCGGTTTTTTTCCTCCGtcattgatttcatttttaagctttttacgaGCACGGGCATACCTGCGCAGTTTGTCGCCGGGAATGTGTGGATGGCTCTTCAAGCCGAGTCtgacaacgatggaaaatcCACCGGCGTAGAATGTCCTGTCGTAAATTGAGTACGTGACTACGTTTGTTGCCGTCAAAACACCGTTCTCAGGATATTTACGAGTCGACGCTATTATGTGTCACAGGAGTGGCGTAAggctccaatattttcgttttaaatacacttataCTTATTTTTCATGGGCTGCCCCGTCGGTGTACGGACGCGGACGTGCCGTACACGTATTTCTTCGTCAATTAACTGCTACATGCGCACCACCTTTCTTCCCAACCTTTGTCCAACTATTGCCCTTTCCACGGGCACTGTGTCTGCCGAACGTTTTTTCGCTGTCCATTAAAGCTTGACCAAATAATTTGGTGTGGATTTGCAGTGGATACGTAGCATTCGCGTGTTTAACCTTGTTAACACTTTTTGGAGTTTTGTGACTTCCGTTCATTCACGTggcgattttcgttaaaactgacaatcggtttaacttgaatttaaaactaggtatagaattttttcggaaatatcgaaagtcaattttggaatacattttttctgttcgattagtatatacacggaattacaatgatgcgacaataaataaaatatatgaaatatataaaataatgataaagaAAACCAGTACAGGTCGATCAACGTATTGCTCTAATTTCTCTAATTttctgcagttgttgttccatcagaaaccgaaaattcgtgtgcgacgagggatgtaattttacgtttgcaacaatcaactgtaacccggggtgctcggaatttttatttcgacagccacgaacgcttgataaccgagttagtggtcttaaaaatgatgttcACTATTCTGCAGCCCCGAGTCTCCTGACCGTAAAAAATTTACGGACTAATGCAGTTCTCCAGAACGGACCTCATCCTATTCTTTCTTGCGGATGCAGTGCACTTCTCCGCAAGaagaaatctaaaaagccaTTAACACTGAACTGAAATAATGGACAGTCTTATCTTCCATCACCAAGTTCTAAAGGTCCATTCGCCGGCTATATAGCGATTAAAGTATTATTAAGAGCACGCAGTCAtgcacgattttttaaaataacacAGCACCTCGTGCCCCTGAAACttgttaacttttaaacatttctatgtaaagcctacttttaaactactttttactttaaatttaattttattctctcgatcagtttaatttttatttgacgactgttatttatttattttttaagttcgttctttgttgatatagcagattactctgccaatgttcctggaaaattataataattttaatcatttacttattctggaacatcgaaatctccaagttacgcgtttacgggaataaataaattagcgattatattattattattattattatatacaggataaaattgctgaatagtaacatttaaatgtctccattatttgtagatacatcagcgtacaacaaatttagtcacacactgaatattgtgatattaaaaatgtgatatggaaggaaaaatgttgtttattgctttgcctcgtggaaaatatttcgaataccacGTTCAGGAAGTAAAAGGCGAAATTTTATCGGGAAGCGTGTGGACCGCTGTACGCGTACGAGACATTGTGTGAGAAAAGCgaggcgaaaaacatttttctcttGCAACCATTTTGCTCGCCCTGTCGAACAGTTTAGTTACTGCGCACGTTTGACTGCGGTTTGCTGAGAAACATGACGCTTGCTCTGCGCACAAGTAGCCATAATTGCTAAGCTTGCCGTCGGGCGTCTCGAGGTGTCAACATTGCACGATGGCGTTCGGTGACTTCTCAAAGGCACGAAACAGCTTTCGTTGTGCACTTAGAAACAgcaaagatatttcaatgttttttttccACGCAGCTTCTTCGAACGCGTGTACGAAAATGATCAAAATTtcggaacgaaaataaacacgaatatacgacaaatgaaaatatggtctTCTTTCAAACTAATAAATGATCACGATAAGAAGAATACAAAGCCGGAGATTTATCGaggacaatgaaaataaaacgcgaacgggttactatcgatccaccaacaatgcccattacttttttcgccgttgagaaatttgaaatgaattttttatcgatgccggaatatgccgcgCGCAAATGAACGAGAAAACTTGGTATAAttcggataatatttgaataaacgagccatcccggaaggtctcttgtaatttcagtaattgtcgagagaggcttcgatcgctctcgctagaccgaagagctctcgggttaagtacagctgcgaaccgtgtcgttccgtgcaaataccttcgttgctctccctggacagaataaatttggatcgcaaagaaaacaggCGCCATCAAAATACTTGGACATTCAATATTCTCTAACAAAACCCATCGTCGCAGCGTAAGAGTTGAATGAAGAAGGGCCCGCGAAATCACTTTATCAAAGAAGGCGGCGCAGTAATAAccatttcctcgttgaaattgcaatctgtctctctgtctgtctctctctctctctctcgtcgggcgcgacagagaaaatggaaaaattgttggaaagattgtgtcccttaacagaagatgatgatgacactcgttacgatcggccaggggcgagcgtcgtcgttacgcaaacgacactgaataaatctggtgcttcatgcgtgcttaggaatcgtcgcggcgcTTCGCGGGGACAAGCGTTGGCCTAAGCAGAAGCGGCAAATTTGCGTCGAGTGACGTTACCTGCTTGCCTcgtacagtaacggacaaacgattgagacatcaagagagaagaaaaagatcggTTGAAGCGCAATTCGTCACACGAAATACGAGCAAACATCGAATCATCCaagaataatatttagtatttaaattatatgtatatattttgatgtaatatttttatagaatatttttatataaatattttgcacaatgtttacgattggaagtcagtggaattcattatttctttcgaatcaaattcacccttttacaagcgacactcgctgttttgcaaacgatactcaccctcccacaaattaaattcactttcgttaaccttagcttttgcaaatcaagttcttctacgttgttttctaaaactattcgaatgaaaataacatttacatagaacaaggaacatgaaatgctcgtttaacAGTAAACGTAGCCGcgtctctaattttccttccagtttcgtaatttcatccacatattcatgtaacaataacgacaatccgtgggagcgatggttgcaacagaataattaacaacatccgacacaaactatttgccgaaataatgttcaatgtttgagagcttcaactgATGGACGTGATCCCGCGGCtcctgtgtcttctggaagatgacatcatctaaaacgataatgatctctgaagaatttcgcgaaaaatatttccagctgaaaaattgtgaatgttatataagtgagacacatatttgcagattgaggaaggaaacaaaccgaagaaacaagtatcagttgcatgtttggaactgaaattaaaatccgtcgtcttaaaattaagaccgctgctactctatgcagcaaagtctaccgtagacgaatactttgtatgcTAGCATAATCGCCGGCGGGGGAAGATCGAACCAATATAATCTGGAAAGGGATCAGAGGGAATTTGGAGCGAGAACAGGCATTTGCATGTTTCGGACACAGGTCAGCTTGAGCACAAGCGACCCCTGATACATGCTAATTAAGCTtcatgaatttaaaattgcgctcgttaaccgaggcacgtgtcaaacaatttcatgtcacgataatgattatcttcagctcGCTTTATTACTACGGGAGACCCATTTCTCGCGTGACGCCGCGAATttaggaaaaaccggcggcggcggccgtggcGTGTTCGAAGGATCGCCCTCCGGAAAAGTTGGTTTGAGCCCGGCCGAACTCCGGGGTCAACTTATGCACGGATATACCCGgctttgatcgcgcggcgaccgttccCCTCGATGAAAGGAGTCAAGCCCGCCGCGTCGAAGCAGGCCAGATAAACGTATCACGGCTGACGCCTTTGTTcctgattatggaattttttcgagcgacgcgcagcgtccgtgtttccttctcgcccgtttaagttttattaccgcgagacactatttttattccgggattTATAACGGCCAGCTCAGCCGGCCTCGAAATAATCTCCCGCcaggcttttcaaaaattccacttttttcggACAACATTTTCCTTAACGCTGCCCCCTACCCACACCATCCTGCACGCTGCTCCATCACGGTCGCGCGCAGGCTGCGACCAGCTGAAAAAGATGAACCGTCCATCGCACTTGCACTTTACTTACAACACCTgcgattctttttctccttccggcgcggcggagcgagccgcgaaggGAACTATCCCCGGCTGAATTAGAGCCTTCCGAGCTGCTCTAACGAAATAAACGCCGACGCCCGGTTCAAACTGCGACCAACGTAATTACAGAGCTGCGCGGGAAGGGCTGGCCGCGCAGGTACGAAAATGAAATCgcgctggacagagagtgtttttctttttttatcggagcgtcgcgtcgctacgttcgcgcgtcgctctcgcagcgagttaacgaaaaccgcggtgtcgccgtgggacggcttgccaatattattgacgcgaatcttggaacaacgggcaagcaatatcgcgaaataataaataacttcgtcgccGTTATCCGCGAAGCTCCCCGAGCGAATATTTGATATAATGCGTGCCCGGAATAACGGTGGGGGAGGGGAAGGAGCACGCCAGCGAGCGCCCGGCTCTTTAATCTATCGCCCACCTATCCTTGCTTCCGTTTGAGGCGTGGATAAAAATGCAGATTCCGAAAGGCCAGAAAAATGCTAACTACATTGATAAATGGCCTGCACAAATGGCCCATAAATCCTTCGAATGATGTACATCGTCTCCGCGGATCACCCGCGCAAACGACCAGTTTAAAACGGTGGGAGGGGAGGCGTGCGGATCCTCATATATTCCTCGGCTTTATTTATACTTGTGGATGTGTAATATCTAGACCACTGCTATTCGTGCAAGATGAACATTTTCCACGTCTATCGCAAAACGGTCCGGTGtaatcttctttcttttttctttttttttaatgattttgcGACGTTCGCAAAATTCGTGTTTCACGCGAAGTACGTTAGATGCATTTTTTGAACATTATTTCAAATTGCTACACGTAGCTTGATGTTcagaaaacttttctttctttttactttCGAGCAATATTGATCTCGCTTGAGAATATTTTGCATTGCTTCTTATTTACGAAATTTTGTCAAAGTTGCATGTTGGTGagaagtatatatttttataataatacgataaatgCAATAAGTATAACTATGTACGCTAGCGACGCTGGTAGCAAATGCGTTAATAAGTTCTAATTAATGtatcaacatttttagtttcgTTTCACCTTTTCACTATCTCCGATTCCACCCAATCATTTTTGGTAAaatttttcgagttgatttTCGGTATTTGTTGCATTAATTAACTCCATTGGTCAAAGATTTTACACGACGATCGCGTTTCACGCGTGAACGAAAAATGTAAAACGTACGCGAGATGAAAAATGGTAGCACGCGAATGTTATTATATGTTCGTACAATGATAGTGGAtgtaattaaacttttatttgagaaagtGAAATTTCGTGTGCGTCAACCTAACTTGCAACGTCGAGTACGTGCATTATCTCTGATGTTCATTCTGCCGCACTGAATGGAGACGGAATGAAGCATCGGGTGGAATGGGATTCTATTAAATGGTGCTTCCTGTTAAAAAAAATCCACTTCGACGATTTTCtgcgttgttcgaataaaagaatTCAACGGTTTGAATGGAATGGAGCTGTCTGGggctaatattttattattcgcatTAACTTATATGCTAATAATTGATATCTATGGAAACAAATACTGAATTCGATAAATTTCTCGGTTGTTATAGTGTGATATATTCAATTTTGAGAATAATATGGGACACGAAAATTGATAGCGAATTGCCATGCAGTGGGAGAGCTCTCGacgaatttaatattcaatCGATCCAGATCCCCGTTCGTACGACACATATTTACGGATGATAGTTATTCGCTGCGTAACGAGTCGGTAAATAGTCACACGATATTACCGTGTGCAACGTACACTGTTCAGATTTTTACCCGTAAATCACGACAGCAGCGGAATGAGGAAGATTCCATGGATCACAATAAATCGAAATGATGGAATATAACTTTTCCTCTGATTGAAAGTTCCACTCCCCCCCCCCTACccaaaaaaatgaatttcgaaatcaaTCGAGTACATGTGCAAATGACTGATCGTTGCTGTAACCGGTTGCAATACAAACTGCTACCGCGGCCATTTTTCTATACGGTTAACTTTATCTTTTTGGACAATGAAGCTTCGTACGAGGAGAAGTTACTTTGTCATTTTGACTTATTGCGAGCCATGGGATGTCCATCACTGACGGATAGAATTTACTACCTAACCTCTATTCTTATCTTTCTTTTGCACGATTTATGAAttttcaacgaataaaatattcgaatagaatattgcaattaaataatctagtaaaatattggaataaaacattcgaataaaatattggaataaaatattggaataaaatattccaattaaatattcgaataaagtattcgaataaaatataccaatgaataattcgaataaagtattggaataaaatattcgagtaaagtattcgaataaaatgttcggacAAAAAGAGTTCCTTCGGATAATTATCGAGGATAATTGTCTTGGATAATCGACTATTCGAAACAATAGCCAACTGGagctaaaataaataatcgttggAACAAATAAGAATCTGAAACCAATTAATTCGTTTTAACGCGATCAACCGTACCTAAAATAAAAGACTGCAAATGTTCATCGAGCCTGTGATAGACCTGAATCCTTTAgtatcatttgtgatatacgtcgagCCTAACTGCGGTTGCAACATCTATGGTCTCACTGCAGATGATTCAGATCTCGGTGAAAGACAATCATAGTGCACCCGTAGAACATGATACCGGTCCCCTCTGTATAGGATACGAAATACACTGCGACCTCATGGAAAGCTGTAGATTCAGTAGCTATGGAAATCAATAACGGCAATCCCAGCCCTGTGGAACACGATATCAAGGATGTCGTATTCCTGGCACAGATattgcgttacgttgttttactttctttcccATTGACGATTaacgttgatttacgttgttctacattctttttctttgttttgcattgatgatttacgttgttttacgatgatttacttTCGTTGCTTCGTTCAGCGTTGTTGTTTaacacagtattacgttgttttacattgttctacattggttttacgttattttatattggtttacattTATTTGCTTTTTGTTATCTTGCTTTTCGTTGTGTCGCATTAAtcattaacgttgttttacgttgatttactttgtttcacgtggtttttagaaatagtattacgttgatttacgttattacacattgtttttacgttgttttatattgttttacattgcgttacgttgtgttacgttgttttagtttgtttcgcattggtgatttacgttgttttacgatgattcacTGTCTTTGCTGTTTTTCGCGCACcaacactgcgaccgttgtttggtctacgggggttgtaagtcCCCGATTCGAATTCGACAATGTAGTTCGCGatactctgtgcccacttatggtaacagagctggtagtgAAGGGTGTTGACTGTTACACTCTTTTAATAAAAACAACGactttaatttaaaatactagTTATAATACACGGAGTGTTTTCAGTCTGTGTtacggtgtagaatgatttgtGTATCAGAAGACTGTTGAATGATTGTTTGATGACTTCTGTTCATGACTATCTGCCCGCCTCGCGATGTGCAGGCCCTTTTATTGAGGAAGCTTCTATGTGAAGCTTCCCCTTCCAGGATGGAGaagtgcactgattggtttttgccGAACGTTGTGTTTGTCCAATCAGTGCCCTTTTAAATTTTAGCAACACCCCGAGAGCAACAGGTCTCGGAGAGGACGTGAATGATTTATGACACGGTCGAAGGGTTTCCGCCGCCTTCAACGACACAAAGGAAATTCCTCCAGGTCAACTCACGGTAGCCTCGAGTACCGTGTTACGCACTCGGCTCGAGATGACCCTTCGGAAATCCCGGGTTTACGACACGTTATGGTTGGTGAGATAGCCGACAATTAGTTTTAGAGGCCAATGGTCGCCAGACGTAAAAAAGGTCTTAATCCTATTGTCGCATCCGTGTCATAAACCTGATCGACGAAAACTCGACGGAATTTGTTCTTCTGTGCCGGAGCAAACGTGCGGCGCAGATGTGCTGTGGAGTGTCTAATTATCTTGTTTTATGGGTTGAAAAATGCGGATGGTTGTACTGGCATAAAACATTCAATGACAACGGAACATCCTCCCCGCCTTGAGagggaaccgatcaaagtgaaatgaggaaagtctaatcgatgtgtggtgaccaatgtgGATGACCAATGTATAatgtgtaacgtgtatgaatgtaatgtttcgcgtaAGTGTGCGTGTATCTGTGAGCacattcgtagcagtctttactgtaactgtgcgaattatgccgtcggagcctggatggaccttgatgactCGCCCCAACGGCCATTGCATGGACGGCACGTGATCTTCTCTGAGGAGGACTATAGAGTTCTCAGTGATCTGGTTATCTCCCTTGAACCATTTACTGCGACTGGTCAGCTTGTTCAAATATTCTCGATGCCAACGcttccaaaaatgctgttttagctgttgaatgcgttgccaccCGGATAGCCGATTGGATGGAATATCTGCTaactcgtgttcgcgtaaacttgtgagagcatcaccgataaggaaatgacagggggtaagaacaagaagatcgtttggatcggatgagattggagtcagaggacgggaattgagaatagcttcaatgttgataattaaggtattcaagttttcgaatgtaaacaattcagcacccataacgcgtttcaaatgtttcttaaatgactttactgctgcttcccagaggccaccgaaatgcggagcttgaggtggaatgaaatactaattaattgagcgatctgcgaggaacgaagctacgttgttgtaatgatCGTCGCAACAcaacaattctcgaagttctctgaattcgttattagctccgatgaaattggaaccgttgtcggagtacagatttttgcaaaaacctcgtcttgctatgaatcgtcccaaagctgcaacaaaggcttcactggtcaagtcgctgacaagctcgaggtggacggcctttacTGCGATgcatacaaaaacggctacgtatactTTTATGCGACGTTGATTCCTGTATGTTCTTTTTTCACGAAAAATGGCCCACAgtagtccactcctacatttgtaaacggacgCGATTCTGTGACTCCGGCCTTCggtaaatcacccattacgtaattggcatgaggtggattgactcgacaacagcggacgcaactTCGAATCGTTTTCCAAACTTGACTTCGCCCGTCTACGGGCCAGTACGCTCTTCTGGTTGCTTATAATGTGGCTTGAGTACCGGCGTGCATGTGAATGATTTGTTCATTCTGGATGATGAGGTTGGTTGTGTGCGACTTCGGTAGGATAATAGGGTGTTTTTGCGTGAATGTCAACGTTGAGTTTCTCAGTCTACCTCCGACTCGTAGTATTCCGTCTTGGTCAATGAATGGATgtagtctcgctaattttccggCGATTTTATGATGCCGATGCTGTCGTATGAGATGGAATTCTTCTGCGAAGTAAGACCcttgcaataattttataacggttgtccttgctcgagctagctcgattgcctgtagagtacccttcgtcatccgtcctggcttccaccgtaggcaccatgcaacgacccgcaatagcctgctccacgacgagaaccgttcgagCAGACTTGCGTCGATTGTGGTCATAGCTAAGCAGATAGCAACCCGTTGCTCCGAGTCATCGAGAACAGGTGCTAATTGTCCATTTGGTCAGTATGACTCATCCTGGTGAAGCCAAGTTGGGCCATTGCGCCAGATGGATGGTCGAAGGAATTCCTCTATTGATTGTCCTCGAGAAATGAGATCTGCTGGGTTATCAGCTGAGCTAACGTGGCGCCATTCTTCGATCTTTGTCTTGGACTGGATCTCGGACACCCGGTTGGCGACGGatgtttttaatgtatgaggtgacgaattaagccaatgcaaaactattgttgaatctgtccataaaatcgtgcggtcgatgtgtatgtgtaatgctTTGTGGATAGTATTAATTAACGATGACAGTAATAAGGCTccacacaattcgagtcgcgggatGGATTGACTCTTTAACGGTGCAACCTTCGATTTGGCTGCTACGAGTTCTACCTGCGTTTGACTCTCTGCATCTGTAGAACGAAGGTATACACAAGCTTTGTACGCCTTCTCGCTGGCGTCGCAGAATCCATGTAACTGGATGGTTGAAGCCGCAGTGATTACGGTTTTTcgattaaatgtcacattgCTGAGCAATGGTAGTTGTGTGTAGTATCGTGTCCATTCCGTGTGTAAGCTCATGGGTAACGATTCAtcccaatcaactttcaaagtccATATTTTCTGGAGGAGGATATTTGCCACGATGATGACTGGGCCTAGGAGACCCAATGGGTCATGAACCTTTACTATTTCAGAACTGATCAATCGTTTGGTGACTCGAGATGCATGTGTGAGAGGCTTGACTGTGTATGTAATGGAGTCCTCGACTGAATCccaaacgatcccgagcgtTTTGATTATTGAAGATTCACCGAGGTGAAGTTTCTGGTTGATATTCTGATCGGACAACCCGCTTAACAATTCTTGGTTATTGGAGGCCCATTGTCTGATATTTAAACCGGCTAAACGAAGGAGTTCTATAAGCTCGTTTCGTGATGCGAGGGTCTCTTGGATCGTAGACGCGCCGGTTAGTGCATCATCCACATAGAAATCCTGCTGCaagattttcgcggcggaaggTAAGCGGTGACCTTCATCTTGTGCCAGTTGTTGGAGGCATTTGATAGCCAGATATGGGGCGGCTGATAAGCCGAATGTAACAGTGTTTAGTTCATAAGTTTTTACGCAATTGTCGGTGTCACACCAGAGGATTCTCTGGTACTTTCTGTCTTCTGGGCGCACGAGAAATTGCCTATACATTTTCTCGATGTCGCCAGTAATAACATACTGGTGGATGCGAAATCGGAGCAAAATGTATAGCAGATCGTCCTGTATTTTGGGCCCAATGTGTAAGGTGTCGTTAAGTGAAAATCCAGTGCTTGTGACTGCCGACCCGTCGAAGATTACGCGTAATTTGGTTGTATCGCTCGACATCTTGATGACTCTGTGATGTGGAAGATAGTATCCTTGATGAGATAGCTGCACTTCGGACATGTGTCCAAGatcgagatattcttgaatgattgattggtactgctgttccaagtctggatcgcgtttgaatttctgttctaatgagatgagacgcttcagtgcttgcgtcttggattcacccagcttatcc from Megalopta genalis isolate 19385.01 unplaced genomic scaffold, iyMegGena1_principal scaffold0490, whole genome shotgun sequence carries:
- the LOC143263363 gene encoding uncharacterized protein LOC143263363 translates to MSEVQLSHQGYYLPHHRVIKMSSDTTKLRVIFDGSAVTSTGFSLNDTLHIGPKIQDDLLYILLRFRIHQYVITGDIEKMYRQFLVRPEDRKYQRILWCDTDNCVKTYELNTVTFGLSAAPYLAIKCLQQLAQDEGHRLPSAAKILQQDFYVDDALTGASTIQETLASRNELIELLRLAGLNIRQWASNNQELLSGLSDQNINQKLHLGESSIIKTLGIVWDSVEDSITYTVKPLTHASRVTKRLISSEIVKVHDPLGLLGPVIIVANILLQKIWTLKVDWDESLPMSLHTEWTRYYTQLPLLSNVTFNRKTVITAASTIQLHGFCDASEKAYKACVYLRSTDAESQTQGTTPFSLLGSTLPFGSTGPLVYVWALPPIWAPLPFSFLGSTGTFILFGHYLPFSLMGSTLPIGSTGPVIAWARPYKHPTWLWEVRSPTLKRRHTVRPQSFAVAALVSPEVLIAGTTERSLLASHAPLCLASTY